Proteins found in one Herbiconiux sp. A18JL235 genomic segment:
- a CDS encoding SulP family inorganic anion transporter, whose translation MRATTPGEAAGGAGADPRQLTTLTALRSPVLLSREVLAGIVTTLALVPEVISFSVIAGVDPIVSLLASVVLALTMSVLGGRPAMVTAAAGSVALVVAPMVKEHGVEYLLPAVLLAGIVQIAFGALGFARLARFIPRSVMIGFVNALGILIFVAQVPHLIDVPWVVYPLFAATVLIVVLLPRFTKAVPAPLVAIVVVTVIVVVAGLDVPDVGDEGAIGGALPGLTPWLVPFDLQTLGIVLPTALSIAFVGLMETLLTAKLVDDITDTRSQKNRESWALGVANILAGFYGGIAGCAMIGQTVVNVKMARARTRISTFVAGLVLLALVTLLSDVMARIPMVALAAVMMIVALTTVDWHSVRPSTLRRMPVPETLVMVLTVVVVVATGNLALGVAGGVLLAMVLFARRVAHVISVTRVVTGEGEDAVARYAVHGPLFFGSSNDLVERFSYAIDPERVEIDFSDSQIWDASSVAALDAVITRFEKHGVAAVVTGLDDRSQLFHGRLSGHLG comes from the coding sequence GTGCGCGCGACGACACCAGGCGAGGCGGCAGGCGGCGCCGGAGCCGACCCCCGACAGCTCACCACGCTGACGGCCCTCCGTTCTCCTGTGCTCCTCAGCCGCGAGGTGCTCGCCGGCATCGTGACGACGCTGGCCCTGGTGCCCGAGGTCATCTCGTTCTCCGTGATCGCGGGTGTCGACCCGATCGTGAGTCTCCTGGCCTCGGTGGTGCTCGCCCTCACCATGTCGGTGCTCGGCGGCCGGCCCGCGATGGTGACCGCCGCCGCGGGATCGGTGGCCCTCGTCGTCGCGCCGATGGTGAAGGAGCACGGCGTCGAGTACCTGCTTCCCGCCGTGCTGCTCGCCGGCATCGTGCAGATCGCCTTCGGCGCCCTGGGCTTCGCGCGGCTCGCCCGCTTCATCCCGCGCAGCGTGATGATCGGCTTCGTGAACGCCCTCGGCATCCTCATCTTCGTGGCGCAGGTGCCGCACCTGATCGATGTGCCGTGGGTGGTGTACCCCCTCTTCGCCGCCACCGTGCTCATCGTCGTGCTGCTGCCGCGCTTCACCAAGGCGGTGCCCGCGCCGCTCGTCGCGATCGTCGTGGTGACCGTGATCGTGGTGGTCGCGGGGCTCGACGTGCCCGACGTCGGCGACGAGGGCGCGATCGGCGGGGCCCTCCCCGGCCTCACCCCGTGGCTCGTGCCGTTCGACCTGCAGACCCTCGGCATCGTGCTGCCCACCGCGCTCAGCATCGCCTTCGTGGGCCTCATGGAGACGCTGCTCACCGCCAAGCTCGTCGACGACATCACCGACACCCGGTCGCAGAAGAACCGGGAGTCGTGGGCGCTCGGCGTGGCGAACATCCTGGCCGGCTTCTACGGTGGCATCGCCGGATGCGCGATGATCGGCCAGACCGTCGTCAACGTGAAGATGGCGAGGGCCCGCACCCGCATCTCGACCTTCGTGGCCGGGCTCGTGCTGCTCGCCCTGGTGACGCTGCTGAGCGACGTGATGGCGCGCATCCCGATGGTGGCGCTCGCCGCCGTGATGATGATCGTGGCGCTCACCACCGTCGACTGGCACAGCGTGCGGCCCTCCACCCTGCGACGGATGCCTGTGCCCGAGACCCTCGTGATGGTGCTCACGGTCGTGGTCGTCGTGGCCACCGGCAACCTCGCGCTCGGCGTAGCGGGCGGCGTGCTGCTCGCGATGGTGCTGTTCGCCCGGCGGGTCGCCCACGTCATCTCGGTGACCAGGGTGGTGACCGGGGAGGGTGAGGATGCGGTGGCCCGCTACGCCGTTCACGGCCCGTTGTTCTTCGGCAGCAGCAACGACCTGGTCGAGCGCTTCTCCTACGCCATCGACCCCGAGCGGGTGGAGATCGACTTCAGCGACTCGCAGATCTGGGACGCGTCGAGCGTCGCCGCACTCGACGCGGTGATCACCCGCTTCGAAAAGCACGGGGTGGCTGCCGTGGTGACGGGTCTCGACGACCGCAGCCAGCTCTTCCACGGGCGGCTCTCCGGCCACTTGGGCTGA
- a CDS encoding alpha/beta fold hydrolase → MSTALSADGTSIAYTETGDGPPVVIVGGAFSTAAAGAPLAAALAEAGFRGVIVDRRGRGDSGDAGPAAYAPEREADDLAAVIEAVGGDAAVLGHSSGAVLALLAAGQGVPVRHLFLSEPPFHFGVDEPAADLPERLQALIDGGRSDDAVTLFQREAVGLPEAVVQQIRSSPMFASLVPLAQSVVYDALLTRAVSTPTAAMLAVPAPLTILRGDPTFPLLVAAAERLAAAIPTAELVVVPESRDHGVDPAGTAREIARRLAPPR, encoded by the coding sequence ATGAGCACAGCCCTCTCTGCCGACGGAACGAGCATCGCCTACACCGAGACGGGTGACGGGCCACCTGTCGTCATCGTGGGTGGCGCCTTCTCCACCGCCGCCGCGGGCGCGCCGCTCGCCGCGGCACTGGCCGAGGCGGGCTTCCGGGGCGTCATCGTCGACCGTCGCGGTCGTGGCGACAGCGGCGACGCCGGCCCCGCCGCCTACGCGCCCGAGCGCGAGGCCGACGACCTCGCCGCCGTCATCGAGGCCGTGGGCGGCGACGCCGCGGTGCTCGGGCACTCCTCCGGTGCCGTGCTCGCACTCCTCGCTGCCGGGCAGGGTGTTCCCGTGCGGCACCTGTTCCTGTCCGAGCCGCCGTTCCACTTCGGCGTCGACGAGCCGGCGGCCGACCTGCCCGAGCGGCTGCAGGCGCTGATCGACGGGGGTCGTTCCGACGACGCGGTCACGCTGTTCCAGCGCGAAGCCGTGGGGCTGCCCGAGGCCGTGGTGCAGCAGATCCGGTCGAGCCCGATGTTCGCCTCCCTGGTGCCGCTCGCCCAGTCGGTGGTCTACGACGCGCTGCTCACCCGTGCGGTCTCCACCCCGACCGCCGCCATGCTCGCCGTGCCGGCACCCCTCACGATCCTCCGCGGCGACCCCACCTTCCCCCTGCTCGTGGCCGCCGCCGAGCGACTCGCCGCGGCCATCCCCACCGCTGAGCTCGTCGTCGTGCCCGAGTCGCGCGACCACGGCGTCGACCCCGCCGGCACCGCCCGCGAGATCGCGCGCCGCCTCGCCCCGCCGCGGTAG